Genomic DNA from Spirochaetales bacterium:
ACGAAGCCCGGGAATGTTATCGGCCCGTCGCTGATCATTATCCCTATCCGGACGGTTATCTCTATGCGTATTATGCCTCCGCCTTTTTCAAGGACGGGAAGAAGGATGAGGCGGTCTCATTGCTGGACGAGGCACTTTTAAAGCTCGAAGACAACGGGGCGAAGGCTGTCGTTTACTGGTATCTTTCCTCGTTTCATTATGCAGAGGAAAATTATGAAGGGGCGATAGAGGCGGCAAACAGGGGATATGAAGCCGATCATAGCCTGATGGGACCCGTCTATTTCGGACTTCTCTCACACCTTACCCAACGCAGTAATACCGATGCACTCCGCTCATTGCTTATCATTATCAACCACTGCTTCCATAATCGCGTCTTCGACTACCTCCCTGAAATCTATGACGACATTCTCCTCTTCACGAAAAGCGATCCCGGACATAGCGGGGCATACACATGCCTCTGGTTCCTCGCTTGTGCCATGGAAAAGCCCGACGAAACCGGGATTTTCAAAAATATCGACCACTCGCTCGTAAGCATGGACCTCCTGAACGGCATCGATTATCCCCATGGCATCCTCTACTCATTACTCGGCCGGTATTACTCCCTTACCGGAAACGACACTATGAAGAAAGCGTGCGCGTATTATTGTTATACCACGCCATCCGGTCTCGCCGGATATGACGGCAGTCCGGATGGATATTTTTTCATCTGGGAGGAAAACGGCAGATTGCCATGGTCAGCCGAAAATTATCTCCTTACCCGGGCTCGCGCTGCAGGGAGACATTTCCCATCCGATCATACAAAAGAGGCGGAACTTGTCGTGCAGCAGGGCCACTCCCATGCCGTCTGGGGCCTTGATTACAATCGTGAAGGAAACCTTATCCTCACCGCATCCCTTGACAACACAATCAGACTCTGGCGGACGGACGGAAGGCTTCTCAGAATAATGAAGGCCCATACGGATGACGTAAACAAGGCCGTCTTTATTCCCGGAAGCAACCTCATCGCGTCGGCGGGCCAGGATCGTACGATCCGTTTCTGGGACATGGAGGGGAGACTCCTTTCGACAATCGAATCCGCTCACCCGGATGACGTGGATACGATCGCAGCGGCGCCTGACGGTTTGAGTCTCGTTACGACCTCGACATTTTACAAAGCCGAATCGAATGACGAGGTGTCCTTCGATTCGACGGCAAGTAATAACGTGATGATAAAGTTCTGGTCTGTCGAAGGGGACTGCCGTAAAACCGTCGAGATCGAAAATATGGAACGGATCAACGATATCGCATGGAGTCCCGACGGCTCTTTTTTTGTTACCGGACACGGCCATTTCTTCCTCGGCCGGGGAGATAACGCGGTCAGGCTCTGGAACCCGGACGGCGTGCTGCTGGCGGAAATGACAGAACATATCGATGCGGTCAATTGTGTGGCCCTCAGTCCCGACGGCATGACAATCGCATCGGGCTCGAAGAATGGGGAGATCATTCTCTGGAATCCGGAAGAATCGGGAAACCCGCCCCGCATTATCGGCGGAAGCACCGACAGCATCAACGATATCGCCTTCAGCCCCGACGGAAAACTCTTTGCAACGGCATCGGGTGCCTTTTCAGGCGGCGATGGAGACAATACCGTGAAGCTCTGGACTCGTGCCGGAAAACTTCTCAATATCATGGAAGGTCATATCGACAGCGTCATGACCGTTTCATTCGAGCCGGAAGGACATATACTGGCATCAGGCTCCAAGGACGGGACGGTTAAACTCTGGACCCTGGACGGTTCCCTCATCCGTACCTTCGAAGCCAACTGGAACTTCCTTTACTGTTGCGCATGGAGTCCCGCGGGAAATATCATCGCGACAGGATCGAATGAAGACCGGATCTCATTCTGGGAAACTTCCGGGGCACTCTATTCATCGATCGACCCGACATCCGAATATGTCGGTGTCCTCGATTACAACCCGGACGGCACAATCCTCGCGTCCGGTTCGGGCGACGGTAAAATAAGGTTGTGGGACAGGGAAGGAAGACTGCTTTCGTCCTTCCAGGCCCATGAAACGGGATTCAACGATCTGAAGATAAGTCCGGACGGGCGCATGATCCTCTCCTCGGCATTCGATAATACCGTCTGCCTCCGGGATATGAACGGCGGGATCCTCCATGATTTCGGCAAACCGGATTCGAGTGCGGAAGCCATCGGGTTTACACCGGACTGCACACACATAGTCCTCGGTATAAAAACGGAGATAGTCTTTTACGGTCTCGACGGAAAAGAACGCAACCGTATCCGGTACCAGGACGAGATAGAAGACTTCAAACGGCCTTTCGATTATATACGCTCCCTCGCCGTCAGTCCGGACGGCCGCTATGTGGCCGCAACCGCCGACGATCCATTCGGCAATGGAAATCATGCGGTAAAGGTGTTCGACATCTCGGGGAGACTCATCCGCGATTTCAGGGGTCATACGAACGGTATCGCCCGAATCACCTTTTCACCCGATTCGCGGCTTCTCGCTTCAGGTTCCATCGACACGACGGTACGGTTGATGAATGTCGAAACGGGAGAGGTAATGGTCCTTTCCGGCCATCACGATAAAATCGAGGACCTTGATTTCAGTCCGGACGGAAGGTTTCTGGCAAGCACCGGCTATGACGCGACACTCCGCATCTGGAATACGCAAACGGGAAAAGGATTCGCGATACTCAGTGAAGGCGATGAATGGATATCCTATACGGATACCGGGTACTTCGACTCATCCCGCGGCGGGGGTGAGTTGATCAATATGGTAGAAGGTTTGAACGCATACGGTATCGACCAGTTTTCCGCATTCAAAAACAGGCCCGATATCGTGCTTGAAAGCGCGGATATCGCCGAAGATGCCGAAATGCAGCACTTCCGGATGCAATATATAAAACGCCTGCTGAAAAACGATTACGTCCCCGACCGGATACCCCTCTCCGCTTTCAGGAAGATACTTGAAGAAGTGACTGACGCGGTATGGAAGGATCTTCTTTCATCGTGCTACGCTTTCCGGGAAGGTGATACGGTGATCCGTTCCCGTGATCTGTCATACGGGGAAAAACTTGATCTCCTCCGGATACCTCCTTATCGCCTTTATATTGAGACAACATCGGTCCATGATTACCATGTTCCCCGCGCCGTGATTACCGGGACGCGAAAGTCCGGCAATCGTCTTTTTCTCGAGTTCACGTTAAGCGACTCACGTTACGATATTACCGGCTATAATATTTTCGTCAATGACGTCCCCGTCTTCGGTTCCGGCGGCCACATCCTCGAAAAAAGCGGAAGACGGGTGTACGCACACAGAATGCTCGAGCTGACACCGGGGAGGACCAAAATCGAAGTAAGCTGTATCAACGAAAAACTCACCGAGTCCTACAGGGATCTTCTGATCATCGATCATAAAGGCATTGAAAGGGGCGATCTCTATTTTATCGGCTTTGGCGTGTCGAACTACCGGGACCCGTTACTGAACCTCCTCTACCCCCGCAAGGACGTCGAAGACCTTGCATCCCTTTTTGGAAAAATGCGCGACGGTTTTGAGAATATTTACTGCCGCACCGTGACCGACACCGATTGTACGGTACGGGCCATTAAAGAGGCGACGTCATTTCTCGATGATGCACAACCCGAAGATACGGTCGTGCTGTTTATTTCCGGCCACGGCGTCCATGAACGGAACGCCGAGGCAACCTATTATTTCCTCACGAATGAGACGGATGTTTCCGATCTTGCCGGCAGTGCGGCCGAATTCGGCCTGATCGAAGACATTCTCGACGACATCAAGCCGAGAAAAAAACTCTTTCTCATGGACACCTGCGAATCCGGTGAAGTCGACGAAAACTATGTCGATGATTTCATGACTGCCTCGGAAATCGAGGGAATCAGACCGAGGGCGATTATCCGCCTCAGGGAGGGTAAACGGGAACAAACGGGAATGATGCGTGCAGACGGCAGGACTTACCTCTTGAACAAAAACCGGTTCATCTACAACGATATCTTCCGCAGAACCGGGGCGATTGTTTTTTCCAGTTCACGCGGGGGAGAATATTCTTACGAACCCGGCGTCTATATGGAAAACGGAAACGGCTTTTTCACCGCAGCACTTCTCGAAGCCCTCTCAGCCGGGGAAACGGATACGAACGGGGACATGAGGATTTCGATGGATGAACTGAAAACATATGTGATCGGCGCGGTTTCCAAACGGAGCGGGGGCCTGCAGAACCCCACGGTCGACAGGGACAATATTTTCATCAAACTGGGCTTTCCGCTTGTGGAAGAAAATCAATAGCACCGGTTGAATAAATGCATGGAATGTGAGAAAATAATGTGAACAAGACATCGCGTAATCAAAGGAAATCGTCATGTCATTCATTAAAAGCAAAATTGTTATCGCCCTGCTTTTGATTTCAGCTTCCGTCGTATTGTACTTTTTTCATTATCTGATGTTTCATGATTCACATCATATATTCATCTACCTCCTCGGAGATATCGCCTTTCTTCCCCTCGAGGTACTCCTTGTCAGTCTTGTTATTGAAAACCTCCTCAGCCGCAAGGAGAAACGGGAAAAACTAGAGAAACTCAATATGGTTATCGAAACTTTTTTCAGCGAGTTCGGAAAAGACGTACTGAAACAATTTTCGGCCTGCGACAGAAACCTGAATCAGGTACGAAAATATCTTGTTATCGAAGACTGTACGAAAAAGACCGATTTCAAAGCGATCAAAACCCTCATGAAAACATACAATGCGAATATCGATATCGCGACTGTCGATTTGCCGGAACTCTCACACTTTCTCAGTGAAAAACGGCATTTCCTCCTCAACCTGCTTCAAAATCCGAACCTTCTCGAACATCAGTCGTTTACCGAAACCATCATGGCGATCTTCCATATCACCGAGGAACTCGCAGCGCGCGATCTATCCCGCCTTTCCGAAGACGATCGCTCACACACGAAACAGGACATCGAACGGGCATACCGGCATCTGATCTTCCAGTGGCTGGGTTACATGTCGTTTATTCAGAAGCATTATCCGTATTTTTTCCTTTTCGCAGCGAAAACGAACCCGTTTAATAGAGAGCGTCAATAATAATGGAAGCAGGAGTAAGAAAATCATGATAAAAAACAACCGTTTTCTGTGTATGGCGGCTTTTTTGTTTGTCTGCCGCATCCTCACAGCGCAAAACGGCGGTCCCGTCGTATTTATCCTCGCGGGACAGTCCAACATGGTCGGGACGGGAAACATTATGGATCTGCCTGAGGCATTGAAAGCGGAACAGGTGAATGTTCTCATCTATACGGCAGGAACATCGGAATACGGCTGGACGACGTTACAGCCTGGTGTCGGGGCGCAGACCGGGTCGTTCGGTCCGGAGGTAACATTCGGCCGCGATATATCGCGGGGTCTTCCCGGAAAGACAATCGCACTCATCAAGGTCGCATGGAGCGGGTCCAGTCTCGCCTATGATTGGCGTCCCCCTTCAGCCGGCGGAACATTGGGAAACCTCTACACCGAGTTCGTCGATCATGTACGGAACGCGTTGAATACACTCCCTTCAGGCGGGGGAGCCGGGATCGCGGGTATGTGCTGGATGCAGGGGGAATCGGACGCGTGTAATATCTACCCCGCAAGCGAGTACAAGACAAACCTCACCTGTTTCATCAATGACGTGAGGGCGGAGTTCGGCGTCCCGCAGATGCCGTTTGTCATCGCCATGATCGAACGCACCGATGTCTGGCAGGAATACGAGGTCGTACGCGAAGCCCAGGCAGCGGTTGCGGCGGAGCTTCCCGATGTCGGAATTTTCGACTGCGACGGGTTCCCTTCGGACGGTTCCCACTATCAAGCCGCGGGATTGATCCTGATGGGCGAGGCCTTTGCCGATGCGATGCTCGGTCTTTTGCCCGGAATTGTCGAACCGGAAATCACCAAAGGCGACGTCAACGGAAACGGCGGCATCGATATAGTCGACGCCCTCCTGATAGCCCGGTACTACGTGGGACTCGGACCGTCCGGCTTTCCCGCAAACGCAGCAGATACCGACTGTAACGGCCGGATCGATATCGTGGACGCACTCCTGGTCGCGCAATACTATGTCGGTCTTAGAAACGGTTTTTGCTGACGCCGTCGAACCTCGCCGGCCGGCTGCCGTTATATTTCTTTCGGGGATTTCCGCGATTTTTTTATTAACCTATGGCCGGTTTCTGATGAAAAGTGGTATTATTAATACGAACGGGACCGGATTATGAAAAATACCCTCATTGTTACCGCTTTCACGGCGCTTACACTCATACTCTTTGTTTTTTTCTGCTGCGACCTCTCTTTCCCGCCTGCTTCTTTCGAAGGACCGTTCGATGCGCCCACCCCCACCCCGACCTTCCCTCCCGTTCTTTCACCCTCACCGACCCCCACCATCCCCCCGGACGGAAACATGATCTACAATGCCGATTTTGATAACGGCATGGACAGGTGGTCGCAATGGATCAATACCGGTGAAGGGACAAACGCATCGATCGCTTTGGATTCGGGTGCATGTCTCATCGATATTACCGACGGAAGGGATACAAGCTGGTATATTCAATTGTATCAGCATTCGCTTACTATCGTAGCCAATAAAAAATATAGCCTGTCGTTTGACGCACGTGCGGCTTCACCGAGGATTATCGATATCGGGATACAGGAAAACGACAGGGACAATAACGGCGACGGCAACAATTACACGGGATACGGCTGGTTTGTCGTCAATCTGTCGAACACCATGACGCATTACGACGGCCTTGAATGTGTGATGAACGAGATCACCGACCCGGCCGCACGGCTTATATTTAATTTTGGAGCTGATAATAATAATGTCTGGCTGGACAATATCATGCTTGTGGAATCAGACCCATAGAGAATTTTACACCCGCTCAATAAGAGTCTTCGACATCTTGAAGAACAAAATCTTTTCTCGCCGTGATATAGGGTTTGATACCGTGAACCCATGAAAAGTTTACCTCGATCGCATTATCGAGATCCGATTCCGTGATATTCTGATACGTATCTTCCAGCGCGGCATCAACGATAAGGGCTTTGATCCTTTCGATACGGGGATAGAGGTAGTCTTCATTGAAAAAATGTTCGATATGATATTTCAGGCATTGCCGGTAATACTGGCGAAACGAGGGAACGAGCAGGATTCTGTCGATCAACGGCCGCCTGCCCTCGGAACTATCTGTATTTCTTGGTTCGAACGCATAAACGTCGGAGGTCTCCACTTCGAATCCCGCCCACATAGCCCCGAAACAGTGATCGAGGTCCCAGGGTATCCACATAAATCGCCCGCCATAATTATAGAGGAAGAAATTATGCGCATAGTACCAGTAATCATCGATCGTTCCGATGAGTGCATTGATTGCGAGCGCGGAGAGAAACTCATGGACACAGAAATAATACTGTATCCTCTCTTCAAAACTGCCGTCCACCGTATTGTTCAATACCGATATGAACCCGGCAATATCGGTACAATCGAAGCTGTCCGCATTTGTCATTATTTCGAGTGCGGGGGAAGGATTCGCGGCGGTTGCGATATAGGATTGCCGGTCTGCAGAAACCCAGCTGAGTTCACTCCAGTTGTCCTTGTAACAATTACCGACGGGATTCCCGAAACGCGACTCGAAAAAACGGTGTTTCACCTGCTCGACGACCAGATACAGGCCTTTATATTCATTATTGATGTACAACCGGGCATAGGCCGTTCTTCCGGAAGGAATCCCCGCGGCGTTAAACAGATCGTATGCGAGCTTTTCCCTCATCATCGAGTTATCGCCATAGTTCGAATTAAGATTTATCCGTTTTAAACCCATAAAAAGATTTCCCTCGTCGGGGAAAATTATTTTGTATTTCTTTTTCGTCGCATTGTCGAATGAATATCCGCCCCTGCCCCTCATTCCGATACCTTCGATCACGACAGGTGTACCGTACCCTTCCTCGCTCCAGTAGAAGGAAAACACGGCAGGAGAAAAATGGTCGCTTGCGAGATAGGTATAATCCACCCCGTCATCGTTATCCCAATCAAAAAGATCCTCTGCAACATCGACCTCGATACGGTACACATCTTCCTGCGGTCCAAAAAAGAAAGCGGCTTCATCATCGATATATCCCTGATAAGCGACGGGGACAAAGGGAACGGGTTTCATGGAGGGGAAATCGTAGGGTGTACATGAAGAGAGCACCAGATATACGATTATTATCAAAAAGCCGCGGCCATATCTGCGCACATTGCTAATATACTATCTAAACGTTTATTTTTCAATTTTTTCATCCTTTCAGACACCCGCCATTCGGACTGATATGCCGTCTTCGTATTCTTTTATTGCATAAAGCCCCCGGATATGGTATAGTAACGTGACATACCCGATAAGGCTGTCTTTGGAAAGCATAACAATTATGAATAAACGGTTTCATTTACCTGAATTCACATCAGGCCTTTTTACTTGCATCGTATTACTGATGAACCTTTATGGCTGTGCAGGGGAATACGGTGCGGAACGCATACATGCCGATCTCGAGGGATACCTGTTCATCAATGAACTCGTCGCCGCCTCCTCGGACTCATCGGACTGGATAGAACTATACAATCCGACCGATACTGCAATCGACCTCTCCGGTTTTTATTTGAGCGATACCTTCTCGAAACCCCTCAAATGGGCATTCCCCGACGGTACGATTATCGAAAAAGAGGGTTTCCTGGTTGTCGAAGCGAACAATCCCGAAGCGGAGATACAGATCGATTTTCGTCTGGATAACGATGAGGCGGTGATCCTCACCACACCGGGAGGAACAACGGTCATCGACAGTGTGGATTATCTCAGTTTCCATGTTCCCGAAGACATGTCATACGGACGTCATCCGGACGGCGGGGCGATCTGGATGACCTTCCCCGACCCGACAAAAGGAAAACCGAACAAACCATGAAAAACACCGTCGTTATTTTCTTTATTATCCGGTTGCTTGTGACGGCACATGCCGCGGGTGCGGCCGGTTTTAAACTCGTCGACGACAATGACGCCGAATTAATCCTGCACATGGGATACGAGATTTCCGGAGAATACGAAATCGATGATGAACAATATACATTATCTCTTTCAACGATCTCCTTTTCCCTGAAGAGTGAATTGTATAAATCCCTTTCACTCAAACTCTCAATGGAATTCGTAGAATCTCCGTCCGGAGAACCTGATGTCTACCTCCTTCAGCTGGAAGACCTCTATGCCGGCTACGGGTTCCACGATTTCCTCTCGATGCGTATCGGCAGATTCAAGGTGCCTTTTGGTGAAGAAGTGTTCGACGGCGCGGATGAGCGGCCGTATATCGATCACCCGGACACGACGGAAAAAATCGCGTGCGGCCGCGATCTCGGAATTATGGCGTCGGGCGAAAATATCTTCAATCTTTTCGGTTATGATGCGTGTCTTTCCTCGGGAAGACTCGAAACGGTGTCTGAAGACGCAGAATCCGCCTTGCTTTTGACGGGAAAGATCTTCATGCGTCATTCGATACATGATATAATCGATATCAGGGCCGGCTATTACGGATATTATCATTACGTCAACGATATCGTCTCCCGGCAAGGCCTGGCCCAGGGAATGTTCGCTTCACTTGCATGGGAACCGGCAGCCTTGCATACCATATCGCTACATATCGAATATATGGAACGGCTTCGCATGAGAAACGTCAGCAACCGGACCATGGATTGGCGCCGCGGGCTTTTCGGGATTCTGTCGTACCGCTACGATTTCATCGAACCGGTGGTCGTCATGGACTGGTACGACAGAAGCCTTCTCGACACGGACAGTGACGAGGGACTGGTGACGACATCGATAGGCGCTGCCGCCTATTTTCTCGAAGATGATATCCTTATCTTCAAACTTCTCTATGTGTGCTCCTGCCCGCTATCCGGCGCCCCCTCCGAAAATATCGTCTCCGCCGTCGTCCATCTTGTATACTGAAAACCCCGGGGCAGCAGACGCATTTCACGATACAAACGATCCGAAGGGCATCGTAGCGTTCTCGTATCCGTTATACGGTAATTTATTGAACCGGAGAAAGCACGACGATATACGCATCGTCTTCACCCGCCTCCGGTAATACGATAACGATCCGTCCGCCTGAGACTTCATCGATATAATCGGCGACGGCAACCGGTGCGGATAAATTGTTTCCTGCCGTATACGGTATTTTCTTTATCACAACGCGCACCATGCCGTTCAAAGCCGAATCCGGCGGCAAGGAGGCAATGGCCAGCCGCACGTCTCTCGCTTCGCCGTTCCGTCTCATATAACGGCCGACAATGACGGATACCGTACCTGCTTCCGGATCATAAGCGGCGACACCCTCAACGGCAAGCGGCGTATTCGAAACGACGACATCGCATTCGTATCCGGCCACATCCGCATACTCCCTGAACGTCCACCAGACGGACCTCGGCTTTCCATGGACGGGATCCAGCAGGCCGTCGAGTGAACAGATACCGCAATTGCTTATACCGTCGTTCGGAAACGGTTCCGTCCAGCAGCTCTTGGCGGCCGCCTCGATCCCCGCACGGTGGATTTTCGCCATGACGCCGACCGCATGGCCCGGCGAATGCTGATATGAAGCGTCGATGACTTCCGTGATCATGATACGGGAAACCGGATAGGCGCGTTCAGCGACATGAGTCTTTACCGATTGAACGCGCCCTGGAATCGTATCGATCATCGACGGCGTCAATTCGTGCCAGTTCAGTATGTCGGGGAGAACATTGTTACGCGATGCATAATCAAGAAAGTCGATTATTTTTTCCCTGTCGAACACCGACAAACTCGGACCCGTAACGAGCGCGTCCGGGTCGAGTTTTTTAATTTCAACGACCCCGCGCCTGTATGTTTCGAGATACTGCTTCCAGCTCCGTTTCCAGAAATCCCGTATGTCCGGTTCGTTCCAGATATCCCAGACAACCCCGTCATATCCTTTTGAAAGGGACTTTTTCACCGTATCCCCGACACACGTCTCCCAGGCATCCCAGTCGCCGCCGTCGCCCGGCCATCTCCCGTCTCCGATTCCCGTTTCAAAGCTTCCGCCTTTCAGATACAATGCCGCGTACGCGACCGGGAAGAAATATAAAAACTTCGCATGCAAACGCCGGGCGCGTTCATATACGTCCAAATTCGTGCTCCGTATGATCGACGGCTTCAATGGGACGATGTACTCATCGGGGGGTTCGCTGTTTGAAAGTGAATCGAGAACACCGTATGCGTGATTCCGGAAGGGTCGTTCCGTATCAGAAACGAAAACGGTAATGTCCGCTTTTGCCGCATTATCGGCCAGCGCCGTTATCCGCGCATGCGAAAGCGCATCCGAGTATATCCTCACTTCATCGATAATACCGTGCGCCGGGTA
This window encodes:
- a CDS encoding caspase family protein, with amino-acid sequence MEDGISVEDGISVEDGISVEAEILLVLLWYKGNSYYFLDRYNEARECYRPVADHYPYPDGYLYAYYASAFFKDGKKDEAVSLLDEALLKLEDNGAKAVVYWYLSSFHYAEENYEGAIEAANRGYEADHSLMGPVYFGLLSHLTQRSNTDALRSLLIIINHCFHNRVFDYLPEIYDDILLFTKSDPGHSGAYTCLWFLACAMEKPDETGIFKNIDHSLVSMDLLNGIDYPHGILYSLLGRYYSLTGNDTMKKACAYYCYTTPSGLAGYDGSPDGYFFIWEENGRLPWSAENYLLTRARAAGRHFPSDHTKEAELVVQQGHSHAVWGLDYNREGNLILTASLDNTIRLWRTDGRLLRIMKAHTDDVNKAVFIPGSNLIASAGQDRTIRFWDMEGRLLSTIESAHPDDVDTIAAAPDGLSLVTTSTFYKAESNDEVSFDSTASNNVMIKFWSVEGDCRKTVEIENMERINDIAWSPDGSFFVTGHGHFFLGRGDNAVRLWNPDGVLLAEMTEHIDAVNCVALSPDGMTIASGSKNGEIILWNPEESGNPPRIIGGSTDSINDIAFSPDGKLFATASGAFSGGDGDNTVKLWTRAGKLLNIMEGHIDSVMTVSFEPEGHILASGSKDGTVKLWTLDGSLIRTFEANWNFLYCCAWSPAGNIIATGSNEDRISFWETSGALYSSIDPTSEYVGVLDYNPDGTILASGSGDGKIRLWDREGRLLSSFQAHETGFNDLKISPDGRMILSSAFDNTVCLRDMNGGILHDFGKPDSSAEAIGFTPDCTHIVLGIKTEIVFYGLDGKERNRIRYQDEIEDFKRPFDYIRSLAVSPDGRYVAATADDPFGNGNHAVKVFDISGRLIRDFRGHTNGIARITFSPDSRLLASGSIDTTVRLMNVETGEVMVLSGHHDKIEDLDFSPDGRFLASTGYDATLRIWNTQTGKGFAILSEGDEWISYTDTGYFDSSRGGGELINMVEGLNAYGIDQFSAFKNRPDIVLESADIAEDAEMQHFRMQYIKRLLKNDYVPDRIPLSAFRKILEEVTDAVWKDLLSSCYAFREGDTVIRSRDLSYGEKLDLLRIPPYRLYIETTSVHDYHVPRAVITGTRKSGNRLFLEFTLSDSRYDITGYNIFVNDVPVFGSGGHILEKSGRRVYAHRMLELTPGRTKIEVSCINEKLTESYRDLLIIDHKGIERGDLYFIGFGVSNYRDPLLNLLYPRKDVEDLASLFGKMRDGFENIYCRTVTDTDCTVRAIKEATSFLDDAQPEDTVVLFISGHGVHERNAEATYYFLTNETDVSDLAGSAAEFGLIEDILDDIKPRKKLFLMDTCESGEVDENYVDDFMTASEIEGIRPRAIIRLREGKREQTGMMRADGRTYLLNKNRFIYNDIFRRTGAIVFSSSRGGEYSYEPGVYMENGNGFFTAALLEALSAGETDTNGDMRISMDELKTYVIGAVSKRSGGLQNPTVDRDNIFIKLGFPLVEENQ
- a CDS encoding carbohydrate binding domain-containing protein, coding for MKNTLIVTAFTALTLILFVFFCCDLSFPPASFEGPFDAPTPTPTFPPVLSPSPTPTIPPDGNMIYNADFDNGMDRWSQWINTGEGTNASIALDSGACLIDITDGRDTSWYIQLYQHSLTIVANKKYSLSFDARAASPRIIDIGIQENDRDNNGDGNNYTGYGWFVVNLSNTMTHYDGLECVMNEITDPAARLIFNFGADNNNVWLDNIMLVESDP
- a CDS encoding CotH kinase family protein, encoding MIIIVYLVLSSCTPYDFPSMKPVPFVPVAYQGYIDDEAAFFFGPQEDVYRIEVDVAEDLFDWDNDDGVDYTYLASDHFSPAVFSFYWSEEGYGTPVVIEGIGMRGRGGYSFDNATKKKYKIIFPDEGNLFMGLKRINLNSNYGDNSMMREKLAYDLFNAAGIPSGRTAYARLYINNEYKGLYLVVEQVKHRFFESRFGNPVGNCYKDNWSELSWVSADRQSYIATAANPSPALEIMTNADSFDCTDIAGFISVLNNTVDGSFEERIQYYFCVHEFLSALAINALIGTIDDYWYYAHNFFLYNYGGRFMWIPWDLDHCFGAMWAGFEVETSDVYAFEPRNTDSSEGRRPLIDRILLVPSFRQYYRQCLKYHIEHFFNEDYLYPRIERIKALIVDAALEDTYQNITESDLDNAIEVNFSWVHGIKPYITARKDFVLQDVEDSY
- a CDS encoding lamin tail domain-containing protein gives rise to the protein MNLYGCAGEYGAERIHADLEGYLFINELVAASSDSSDWIELYNPTDTAIDLSGFYLSDTFSKPLKWAFPDGTIIEKEGFLVVEANNPEAEIQIDFRLDNDEAVILTTPGGTTVIDSVDYLSFHVPEDMSYGRHPDGGAIWMTFPDPTKGKPNKP